GCAGCATGCCGGCATCGAGGCGGTCCTGCTGCACACGCAAGCAGCCAACACCTTCAGCTACTTCACAAGCAGGCACTGCCAAGCAGAGGCCTTCACACTGGAGCTAGGCAAAGCCAAACCTTTCGGTCAAAACGATTTAAGCCGCTTCAGCGGCATCGACGACGCCCTGCGCCGCCTGCTGAGCCGCCCCGAAGCGGAAACGCCAGCGCTCGACGAGCCATCCCTGCCGCTTTTCCAGGCCAAATACGACCTGATCAAACACAGCGAGGCTTTCAGGCTCAATCTTGCCGACAACGTTGAGAATTTCACCCTGCTGCCTGACGGCATGCTGATCGCAGAAGATGGAGATACCCGCTACCTTGCCGCCGGCGGCCAGGAGCGCATTCTCTTTCCCAACGCTTCGGTCAAGCCCGGCCTTCGCGCCGGGATCATTGTGGAGCCGGCCAAACTGGCCAGCCCACCGCTCCATAAATGAAAAGGGCTGCCGCGGCAGCCCTTTTCAATGGTTCGAATCCGCTCAACCAGAGATGTAATTGAACAGGGACAATTGCGACACCTGCGCATACGTCTTCTGCGTGTATTGCAGCGACGTCTGGGTCAGCGTGAAATTGGAGATGGCCTGCGCCATGTCCACATTCTGCAAATTGCTGATTGCCGTGTTGTATTGCAAATTGAGGCTGGTGCTCATGCCTTGCAGATTGGCGTTCTCTTGCTCCCGCGCGCCGACAGACGACCCGGCCACCGTCATTTGCTGAGAGACATTGGTAAGTTGATTGATGATGCCAGTCAGCTGCGCGTTATAATTGGCTGGAGAAGGGTTCTGCCCAAGCAGATTGTACAGGCTGGCCAAACTGTCAAATGCCGCCGTACCGCTCCCGCCCGGCGTGCCGAAAACAACATTGCCCGGATCGGAAATCGTCATCGTCCGAGATGCGCTCACTTGCACGCTGCGCTGGCCATTATCGCCGTTGTAAGTTGTCACCGGCGGCGAAACGCTCATATTCACGGAAAATG
The Chromobacterium sp. IIBBL 290-4 DNA segment above includes these coding regions:
- the flgL gene encoding flagellar hook-associated protein FlgL, encoding MRISTNTLYSAGVNNMSALQLDLNQLNMQIDTGKRVVTPADDPVAATRIELLSSSSGQNDQYGKNTQAVDSWLSLSDNAVQNAVKLMASMKSQAIYAGNGSLSPSELQQIQKTVGEGIAELTGYANATDGNGNYLFSGNLVNTAPFSVNMSVSPPVTTYNGDNGQRSVQVSASRTMTISDPGNVVFGTPGGSGTAAFDSLASLYNLLGQNPSPANYNAQLTGIINQLTNVSQQMTVAGSSVGAREQENANLQGMSTSLNLQYNTAISNLQNVDMAQAISNFTLTQTSLQYTQKTYAQVSQLSLFNYISG